The following are encoded together in the Tripterygium wilfordii isolate XIE 37 chromosome 18, ASM1340144v1, whole genome shotgun sequence genome:
- the LOC119983764 gene encoding uncharacterized protein LOC119983764, translating to MSIACCLPVLECVYCLGCAGWLWKKCLYTAGHESENWGLATAEEFEPVPRHCRLVLAVYEDDLRNPVWEPPGGYGINPDWLILRKDYEKTGGSAPPYMIYLDHDNADIVLIVRGLNLAKESDYAVLLDNKLGQTKFQNGYVHNGLLKAAQWIFDMEFEILRGLVESYPGYRLTFTGHSLGAGVVALLVMCAVQFREKLGNIERKRIRCYAIAPIRCMSLNLAVRYADVINSVVLQDDFLPRTTATLEDVFKSLLCLPCLVCLTCLKDTCTFEEKMLKDPRRLYAPGRLYHIVERKPFRIGRFPPVVRTAVPVDGRFEHIVLSCNATSDHAVIWIERESQRALDLMLEKDQLMKIPQIQRMERQESLAREHSEEYNAALQRAVALNIPEAHSPPSYGTFHDLEEGESSERSSGETSLMSIKKKISESWDKFVDRIFDVDESGRIVFKKQIPQTSQRLIS from the exons ATGTCAATCGCCTGTTGCCTTCCTGTCCTTGAATGTGTATACTGCCTGGGCTGCGCTGGTTGGCTGTGGAAAAAATGTCTCTACACTGCAGGACATGAAAGTGAGAACTGGGGCCTAGCCACTGCAGAAGAATTTGAGCCTGTCCCTCGCCACTGTCGTCTCGTTCTTGCTGTCTACGAAGATGACCTTCGAAACCCGGTTTGGGAACCCCCTGGAGGGTATGGCATCAATCCTGATTGGTTAATTCTGAGGAAAGATTATGAGAAAACTGGAGGGTCTGCTCCTCCATACATGATTTACCTTGATCATGATAATGCTGATATAGTCTTGATTGTAAGAGGACTGAACTTGGCAAAGGAAAGTGATTATGCTGTATTGCTTGATAATAAGCTTGGCCAGACCAAGTTTCAAAATGGGTATGTGCACAATGGGCTTCTGAAGGCGGCACAGTGGATATTTGATATGGAATTTGAGATCTTGAGAGGGCTGGTGGAGAGTTATCCAGGATATAGATTGACTTTTACTGGCCATTCCCTTGGGGCTGGGGTGGTGGCATTGTTGGTGATGTGCGCGGTTCAATTCCGGGAAAAATTGGGCAACATTGAGAGGAAGCGGATCAGATGCTATGCAATTGCTCCCATAAGGTGTATGTCACTGAATTTGGCTGTGAGATATGCAGATGTTATCAACTCTGTCGTGCTCCAG GATGATTTCTTACCTCGGACAACCGCAACATTGGAAGATGTTTTCAAATCACTTTTATG TTTGCCATGTTTAGTCTGCCTAACGTGCTTGAAGGATACATGTACTTTTGAGGAGAAGATGCTTAAAGATCCCAGGCGGCTCTATGCTCCCGGTCGACTATACCATATTGTCGAGAGAAAACCCTTCAG GATTGGAAGATTTCCACCAGTTGTGAGAACTGCAGTTCCTGTGGATGGGAGGTTTGAGCACATAGTTCTTTCCTGCAATGCAACGTCTGACCATGCCGTCATTTGGATAGAAAGAGAATCTCAAAGAGCTCTCGAT TTAATGTTGGAGAAGGATCAATTAATGAAGATCCCGCAGATACAAAGGATGGAGCGGCAGGAGTCTCTTGCTCGAGAACACAGCGAGGAGTACAATGCAGCTCTTCAGAGAGCCGTTGCTTTGAACATTCCTGAGGCTCATTCACCTCCATCGTACGGAACATTTCACGACTTGGAAGAAGGGGAGAGCTCTGAAAGATCAAGTGGTGAAACATCATTGATGTCAATCAAAAAAAAGATAAGTGAAAGTTGGGATAAATTTGTAGACCGTATTTTTGATGTCGATGAATCTGGTCGTATAGTGTTCAAGAAGCAAATCCCACAAACCTCTCAAAGATTAATTTCCTAG